The genomic DNA AGCCCaacaaagctcaatgcaaagaGCACACTGCACTACCGGAAGGAACACAGGCTGGGCTGGGGACAGAGACACTGGAGTTTGGGTTCGGCAACGTGCTAGAGATCATGCCCTGTTCTGTTCAGACTTCATACATGAGAGTATCTGCAACCTGCCGGCCTCGTTGAGCAAGTGAGGGCAGGTGCGGGGTCAACCAATGCCGAGGCGAGGTTTAGTTGATGTTCTTCAGGACGATCCGTTGTCAAAGCCACCTAAATCACCACCTTTGTTTGCTCAGCATGATTGACTGAACGATCGAGCTGTTGGTTTGATTGGGCGCAGGAGCTCCAGGCTGCAGCTCATCCCAATGGAAACCCTTTGCATATATAGCAAGGTCTGACCAGTGGTGCCAGCCATCTCATCCCGAGCAAACAACCAGAGCAGCAAGGCACGCTCGCATCTGCAAGCAAGAATCAGAACCTAGCCCAATTGGTTGCGCCAGGACCTAATCGATCCAAGGCGATGACGAAGGACGTGGTGGTCGAGCACGGGGAGAGCTCCAAGGCGCCCCTGGTGGCGCCGGTGGCGTCGGGCGTCGGCCGCGCCGCGTCCGTCGCCGACGTCTTCCTCCGGTTCCTCGCCATCGTCGGCACCATCGGCAGCGCCATCGCCATGGGCACCACCAACGAGACGCTCCCCTTCTTCACGCAGTTCATCCAGTTCGAGGCCAAGTACAGCGACCTGCCGTCCTTCACGTAAGTCGCTGCCGTTGCTGCCTGCTGTTCGCTCGTTGCGGCGTCGCTAGAGCCATCTGACGCATGTCGCCGGCGATCGAGCGCCCCCCGCAGGTTCTTCGTGGCGGCGAACGCGGTGGTGTGCACGTACCTGGTGCTGTCCATCCCGCTCTCCATCGTGCACATCGTCAGGCCCAGGGCGCGATACAGCCGCCTGGTCCTCGTCTTCTTCGACGCGGTAATGAATCAAGCCCATCGCAATTGGGTTGAGAAATAGAGAGCAGTAGCTTGCTGATAGCAAACTGGTAACTAATGGGCGCGGTGGTCTGAATGAATGACTAGGTGATGCTGACCCTGCTGACGGccggcgcgtcggcggcggcggcgatcgtgTACCTGGCGCACAAGGGCAACGTGCGGGCCAACTGGTTCGCCATCTGCCAGCAGTTCGACTCCTTCTGCGAGCGCATCTCGGGCTCCCTCATCGGCTCCTTCGCCGCCATGGTCCTGCTCATAATGCTCATCCTCCTCTCCGCCTTCGCGCTCGCCAGGCGCCACTGATCCACCGAGCACCGCGCATCAGCAGGGGCCATCCCTATGAAGATGAAGGGCCCGGGCTCGATCTATTCTCTTTTCCAGCCCGGCCTGGTCGATTTGATCGTGCAGTGCATGCACCAATACTAAGGCACGCATCTGCTTCTCTTGTGTGGTTTATTTTCCACAACAGTTGTTCTTCGTTTGCTCCTTGCTGGTCTGAATTGCTAGCTCTCTATGTATGTAATCTGTTCCTCCGGTTCGAAAATGTGATGATGATGCCCGATAAGAAAAAGAGATTTGTGAATTATACAGTGCAAGATGCATCTTTTATCCCCGAGGCATTTACTGTTGTGTCGGGCTCAATCTTCATAGGAGACGACATCACAGTAACAAACAGGGGGTGAGTCTATACATCACTTAAGACGACAACTGCAGAAAAAAGATATATTAAGTGGGCCGTAATTAGTCCAACTGCGCGACTATTTCCACATGTAACGCTACCTGATGATTCCATCTAAAGAGGAGAGAGATTATATACATGCAAATAGGATAAAGATGATTACATCATCCACATGCATGCAGgtccaaatttttttaaaaaaactataagtataaaactgagtgtccaaattaaatttgattTGCACCATCTTTTGATTTATGAAaaaatcttcaaaacaagacaaCACTTGTctatatttgcacaaaatttataaaaaaacattttttaaaataataatTAATTAGTTTTTTGCTACTAGggataaatattttaacaacacgaataaatgaatattttttatgaataaaaagttaaatatgacgaacaaataataatgtcctgcaaacaaaacattaaacatcacgaacatttaattgtataggatagataataaaaaataaatatcacgAACAAACGAATCAACATGGCCGAACAATATAATAtacaaaatgaacaaataaaTTATACGTCTCGAACAACTACAACATAGACACGAAATAAATATTACTATCTGAATATGAATGAATAGATAGGAATAACAAACTAAATATAATAAGGATAAACATACTAGTAAATAGAAATGCCAAGAATTAATATATTGATATCACTCACACACTTAAAACATTGAAAATACAAAGGAGTGACAGTATgaagaaaaggaggaagaaataaatagaaaaggaaacagACTAAACAGATTAGCAGaattggaagaaaagaaaagaaagtggTAGTAGGAAGAAAACAGAAGATAAAAATAAAGTACCAGAAACTGAATGAAACCAACGTACaaagaagaaatagaaaaaaatttgagaattgtgTCCGCCATGCATGTGAAAGTCACACGCATGCACCAACCAACAGAGATTGCAAAAAGAATAAAACAAAACAGCAAAAAACAACGATATGGAGGCTTCGAGCACCCACAAGATGAATATATGGGATAAGAAACACCGTACATTGGGCCGAATTAGAATTCTCAATCCACATAAGTTCTTTCAGGCGATGGATCCTTATTTTATAGCTCGAGCGATATATAGTTGCTGAGAACAAACAAGGTGACCGGTTCCCCCTCCATTTTGCACAACAACTGAACTAGATCCAAAGTGGGCTGGATGTGTTGGAGACCGTGGGTAGGACAACACGTCGAGGGGACCTCATCTGATGAGCGAGGAAAGTGTGGTGCGGATGAGTATGGTTGCATGGAGGCTGCTAGCGATGCAGCCCCTCCTTGCCAATGGGCGATGTGTGCCGACGGCGACTCATCGATGAAGGGGGTGGATGAGGCCGGACCGTGAGCGAGGCGGCATCTGAAAGGGGGCTTCGGTCAGGGCGTGAAgcgctaagagcatctccaagagactctTTATATCTTTCCTAACTTACGGAATAGAGATTTTGGTGAGAAAATGCCCTCCAACAGCCTTTTCAATTGGATATCTAAATATAAACATCCTCTATTCCGGATTTCTCGCTATCCAAAGATGGAGAGCGAAAATGACTCTCTAGACTACATACAAGATATAGAAAAGCTGTTGGAAACTACAAGGatatagaaaatgatttttACTCAAATGACACTCTAAATGATGATTTAGAGAGTAGATTTTAGAAAAGCTCTTGGAGATACTCTAAGGGCGTCCGCAATGGTTAGCTATTTGACTAGCTAGATCTGATGtggcaacaaaaaaaataggAAAGAGAATAGTCACTAGTGACGAGCAAATAACTGATCTATTTCACGTAGCCTAAGAACATGTGAGAGGAGGGTGTGGGTCCAATAGTATTAAATAGtcttttctcttctctctcaccTCCACATCAGCTGACCAAATACCTAGTACTAGCTATTACCATTGCGGACGCCCTAAAGGGCGGCAAACTTTGTCGAGACTCGAGCGGCAGCGGTgattggagagagagaaaagtggAGGCGACGGTGGCGTACCAGGGACGTGGtatgggtggcggcggcggcggctcaggTGTTGTGTTCGAGAGGACGACGCACGGGCTAATCAtagtgggtgggggggggggggggctcatcCAATCTGAGCGGCCCGAGGCTAATGAAACGGCTAAAATTCATAAGCGGTGGGATGATGCGGGGTGGAAGGCGACGGTGCCGTCGCTTCTTTTCGAAACTGGTTGGTTTATATTAACAGGATATTACATCCCAAACTTACAAAGAGACCCTTGCAAACATAAGAAATTACAACCAGGTCCACATGAGGAATTTCATGTTGTTCTTCTCCGCCGTcatctcctgcagctccaaatCCTTCCGCCGCCACCTCGGAGGCATGAAGCAGAGAGTGCAGAAAACAGAGAGAGAAGACTTCTTCCCAACCGATGAAGAGGCCCCAACCCATGGATGAGCCGCAAAAGACAGTACGCCGAAGCTCATATCGATACACATGAACTCGATGAAAGACCATCGGCGACGTCCATACCAGTGAAGAAGAAGAGCTCCGCTGTCTTGAGACTGAAATCCATCGACGTGGAAGAAGCAAAACCCAAAACTGGATGCAACACCACCAACCCAAACACATCGAGTTGAGGTAAACATACCTCACCGACAGGCTGTCGGACCGGACGGCGCTGACGCCAACAACAAAGACCATTATGAGGAAAAGAAGCCACCATGGATcgaacatcgccgccgccgccgcccacgccaacACCACTAGCAAACCCTAGCCTACTATCACGAACTTAGCCTAATACTAGTAGCCAAAACTACTCCTGACGTTGATCCTCCCAATTCCCTCCACGCTCCGTCGCCGGAGCGGTCGCAGGAGGAGGGAATCGATCGGATCGATGCTGGAGGAGACGGTCGCCTTTGTTCACCTCTTTGGGTTACTGTAGCGAGTGGAAAAGTGCGAAGGGCGGAAACTGGAGAGGGACCGTTAGTTGGTATACAGTTACTGTAAACTGGAAAACAGACACAAGTATTTGTTTTGCGCAAAACAAACTGCGTATGCAGATTTTGCTTTGAATATATACCATGTGGAGGAAATGTCCTACATTGTGCACCATTTGTGATAGATATATATTGAGAAAGACAATGTTTAATCTGGCCGTTACTCGTGGACAGCTTCGGTGTCATATGCTCAGTGACATCTGATACATCCAGCACCACGCATCAGCAGTGGACATCCCAATGACGATGAAGGGCCCGGGGCTCTGTCCTCTTTTCCACCCCTGGTCGATTTGATTCGTGCAGTGCATGCACCAATGCTAATGCACGCATCTGCTTTCTCTTGTGTGGTTTCTTTCCCACAGTTGTTCTTCGTTTGCTCCTTGCtggtctgaactctgaactgcTAGCACTCTATGTAACTCTCTGTTCCTCCTGTTCGAAAATGTGACGATGATGTTCGATAAGAAAGAGAAGCAAGTAGCAAGTCTAAAAAATTCTCCAAGGGCAAGACTGGCTTTGAAATAAAAAGGGCGTGACCGGCATGGGCTCCCATCCCATGCGCAACTGCCGGTTCATCTCCGAGCTAGGCAAGAGAGCACGCAAAGGCAACCTAGAGAAACCCGAAAAAAACGTCGTGCCGTTTCTCTGCAGAAAACTCGAACGCCACGTCGCCCCAGCAGCCACGGAATCGCTGATATATACACACACAGTGGCGGCGCCGCGGTGGCGCATACATACACTCGTCCGGCGCGATCGATCGAGCCGTGAAGAG from Panicum virgatum strain AP13 chromosome 7N, P.virgatum_v5, whole genome shotgun sequence includes the following:
- the LOC120682554 gene encoding casparian strip membrane protein 2-like, whose translation is MTKDVVVEHGESSKAPLVAPVASGVGRAASVADVFLRFLAIVGTIGSAIAMGTTNETLPFFTQFIQFEAKYSDLPSFTFFVAANAVVCTYLVLSIPLSIVHIVRPRARYSRLVLVFFDAVMLTLLTAGASAAAAIVYLAHKGNVRANWFAICQQFDSFCERISGSLIGSFAAMVLLIMLILLSAFALARRH